One part of the Paenibacillus silvisoli genome encodes these proteins:
- a CDS encoding sensor histidine kinase, translated as MRAMYAKYVQNKLFSRMILLFAFITVTTIIAFSYLMYNFMSQSIIRSELDKQMKAMESVDNYLGGKYESAQTVITDVLSDNALNGSVTYLLRHPIEQYVKYRLDHFDVSGAKTSGDSIEYFRKRIEADPDIQNLILYSDEEQQLYSFNRLKALRQYSAKSGLSYIPDAMAMGHNDVSVPNTWVRKLIGQQDPRLYAIDVPINDLITLKKIGQMVIYYNSDGLSKALSSYKNDLRGSLLVLTPDGHVIFDTSGVYYGKKYPYMSKIDNNAYQKVMLEEESYINMLASNKAGYRVVGITPIGELAESYSVLKRTTILISLICIFVLMLIPSIYVINYAKRINQILRFMNLVKNGELTKRIQDTKEDELGQISRNFNDMLDELNRYIDSVYKAEIKQKHTELAALQARVNPHFLYNTLEVIRMRAISQGAGDVGEMIYSLSVLFKNSVQNKSVYTLKDELEVCRMFLELFRIRYKDKFAYAITCDKQLESVPIVKMLLQPLVENYIVHGIRTDRFDNAISIRVKQDDAQFIHVQIEDNGKGMTGEQLAKLKRSMIQPEPNSESFGISSVKDRLRLLFGDQCGIELNSVENEGTSITLWFPANEGRLTDDV; from the coding sequence ATGCGCGCGATGTATGCCAAATATGTTCAGAATAAACTGTTTTCGCGGATGATTCTGCTGTTTGCGTTCATCACCGTGACGACGATCATCGCCTTCTCTTATTTGATGTATAACTTCATGTCGCAGTCCATTATCCGCAGCGAGCTCGACAAGCAGATGAAAGCGATGGAGAGCGTCGACAATTACTTGGGCGGCAAATACGAGAGTGCCCAGACGGTCATCACGGACGTGCTGTCGGACAATGCGCTGAACGGCAGCGTGACGTACCTGCTGCGGCATCCGATCGAGCAATACGTGAAGTACCGGCTCGATCATTTCGATGTGAGCGGCGCGAAAACTTCGGGAGACAGCATCGAATATTTTCGGAAGCGGATCGAAGCGGACCCGGATATTCAAAATTTGATTCTCTACAGCGACGAGGAGCAGCAGCTCTATTCCTTTAACCGGTTGAAGGCGCTGAGGCAATATTCGGCCAAGTCCGGCTTGTCCTACATTCCCGACGCGATGGCGATGGGGCATAACGACGTCTCGGTGCCGAATACGTGGGTGCGCAAATTGATCGGACAGCAAGACCCGCGGCTATATGCCATCGACGTGCCGATCAACGATTTGATTACGCTGAAGAAAATCGGCCAAATGGTCATTTACTACAATTCGGACGGCTTATCGAAGGCGCTTTCCAGCTACAAAAACGATTTGCGGGGCAGTCTGCTCGTGCTGACGCCGGATGGGCATGTCATTTTCGATACGTCGGGCGTCTATTACGGGAAGAAATATCCGTACATGTCCAAGATCGACAATAACGCCTATCAGAAGGTGATGCTGGAGGAAGAGTCCTATATCAACATGCTGGCTTCGAACAAGGCCGGCTATCGCGTCGTCGGCATTACGCCGATCGGCGAGCTGGCGGAATCCTACAGCGTGCTCAAGAGAACGACGATTCTGATCAGCTTGATCTGCATTTTCGTCCTTATGCTGATTCCGTCGATCTATGTGATCAATTACGCCAAGCGGATCAATCAGATTCTGCGCTTCATGAACCTGGTGAAGAACGGGGAGCTGACCAAGCGAATCCAGGATACGAAAGAGGACGAGCTCGGCCAAATATCCCGCAATTTCAACGACATGCTCGACGAGCTGAACCGGTATATCGACAGCGTATACAAGGCGGAAATTAAGCAAAAGCATACGGAGCTGGCGGCGCTGCAGGCGCGGGTCAACCCGCATTTTCTGTACAATACGCTCGAAGTGATCCGGATGCGCGCGATTTCGCAAGGCGCGGGCGATGTGGGCGAGATGATTTACAGCCTGTCCGTCCTGTTCAAAAATTCGGTTCAAAACAAGAGCGTCTACACGCTGAAGGATGAATTGGAAGTGTGCCGGATGTTTCTGGAGCTGTTCCGGATCCGGTATAAAGATAAGTTTGCCTACGCCATTACGTGCGATAAGCAGCTGGAAAGCGTGCCGATCGTGAAAATGCTGCTTCAGCCGCTCGTCGAGAACTATATCGTCCACGGCATTCGAACGGATCGCTTCGACAATGCGATTTCGATTCGGGTGAAGCAGGACGATGCGCAGTTTATTCACGTGCAGATCGAAGACAACGGAAAAGGAATGACCGGCGAGCAGCTCGCCAAGCTGAAACGGTCGATGATCCAGCCTGAGCCGAATAGCGAGTCGTTCGGCATCAGCAGCGTGAAAGACCGGCTGCGGCTGCTGTTCGGCGATCAGTGCGGCATCGAGCTGAACAGCGTGGAGAACGAAGGCACCTCGATTACGCTGTGGTTTCCGGCGAATGAAGGGAGATTAACCGATGACGTATAG
- a CDS encoding glycerophosphodiester phosphodiesterase, whose protein sequence is MITIVAHRGWSGAAPENTMAAFELALKDPGIHYIELDVHLSKDGVPVVIHDHTLERTTNGNGPVEAYTYEELRELDAGSWFDAAFEGERIPSLEEVFEFTRGRCKLAVELKTMGGNYEGIEEKVLALVERFEMKDQVVLSSFDHDSMKKAHDIDPSVVTGLIIFGKPTLIWEQLVYTGATSISIDHRFATSALIEEMEARGIDIGVWTVDKPEVLARIVAAHPNVRITTNYPDRLLQLTRQQPAAL, encoded by the coding sequence ATGATTACAATCGTCGCACACCGGGGATGGTCCGGAGCAGCACCCGAAAATACGATGGCGGCTTTCGAGCTTGCGTTGAAGGATCCGGGCATCCACTACATCGAACTGGATGTCCATCTGTCCAAGGATGGCGTACCTGTCGTCATTCACGATCATACGCTGGAACGCACGACGAACGGGAACGGCCCGGTCGAGGCTTACACGTATGAGGAGCTTCGCGAGCTGGATGCAGGCAGCTGGTTTGACGCGGCGTTCGAAGGGGAGCGCATTCCTTCGTTAGAGGAAGTATTCGAGTTTACTCGCGGACGCTGCAAGCTGGCGGTAGAGCTGAAGACGATGGGCGGCAATTACGAAGGCATCGAAGAGAAGGTGCTTGCGCTTGTGGAGCGGTTCGAGATGAAGGATCAGGTCGTGCTTTCGTCGTTCGACCATGATTCGATGAAGAAGGCGCACGACATCGACCCTTCCGTCGTGACGGGCCTGATCATCTTCGGCAAGCCGACGCTCATTTGGGAGCAGCTCGTCTATACGGGCGCTACGAGCATTTCGATTGACCACCGATTCGCGACCTCTGCGCTGATCGAGGAAATGGAAGCCCGCGGCATCGATATCGGCGTATGGACGGTGGACAAACCGGAGGTGCTCGCCCGAATCGTAGCGGCACATCCCAATGTCCGCATCACGACCAACTATCCGGACCGTCTGCTGCAGCTGACGAGACAACAGCCAGCGGCACTGTAA
- a CDS encoding carbohydrate ABC transporter permease produces the protein MTVRRQPLFRRTAGYALQAINLVGLLLLVLIFALPFVWMISTSLKTLPETMIFPPEWIPRNPVWQNYAEAWGTGPFLHYFTNSIIVAGGILVLQLATIIPAAYAFARYKFAGSGFLFGIVMVTLMIPAQLIFLPVYLELSSWKLLNTHLGLILPFASSAFGIFLLRQAFMQVAEELIEAARLDHASEWKVIIHIMVPLVKPVLVTFMLFSFIAHWNDYFWPLVMTTNETARTLPIGIAKIREVEGVATWNTLMAGNLILVTPILIVFFFSQRQIIRAFVYNGVK, from the coding sequence GTGACTGTCAGAAGGCAGCCGCTGTTTAGGAGAACGGCAGGCTACGCTCTGCAAGCCATCAATCTCGTCGGTCTGCTCCTGCTTGTGCTGATCTTCGCGCTGCCGTTCGTCTGGATGATTTCAACGTCGCTGAAGACGCTGCCGGAAACGATGATTTTCCCGCCGGAATGGATTCCGCGCAATCCTGTCTGGCAAAATTACGCGGAAGCTTGGGGCACGGGGCCGTTCCTGCACTATTTTACGAACAGCATCATCGTCGCGGGCGGCATTCTGGTGCTGCAGCTGGCTACGATTATTCCAGCGGCGTACGCTTTTGCGCGCTACAAGTTCGCAGGTTCGGGTTTCCTGTTCGGCATCGTCATGGTCACGTTGATGATTCCGGCGCAGCTGATCTTCCTGCCCGTTTATTTGGAGCTCAGCTCCTGGAAGCTGCTCAATACGCATCTGGGCCTTATTTTACCGTTCGCTTCAAGCGCCTTCGGCATCTTCCTTCTTCGTCAGGCTTTCATGCAGGTTGCCGAGGAGCTGATCGAGGCGGCGCGTCTGGATCATGCCAGCGAGTGGAAAGTTATTATTCACATTATGGTTCCGCTCGTAAAGCCGGTGCTGGTCACTTTTATGCTGTTCAGCTTCATCGCGCACTGGAACGACTATTTCTGGCCGCTCGTCATGACGACGAACGAAACGGCCCGTACGCTGCCGATCGGCATCGCGAAGATTCGGGAAGTCGAAGGCGTCGCGACGTGGAATACGCTGATGGCCGGCAACCTGATTCTCGTCACGCCGATTCTGATCGTGTTCTTCTTCTCGCAGCGGCAAATTATCCGTGCTTTTGTCTATAACGGCGTCAAATAA
- a CDS encoding ABC transporter ATP-binding protein, which yields MAKIELKHISKKFKDETVIQDLNLTIKDGSFTVLVGPSGCGKSTTLRMIAGLEKASGGEIWIGGKCVNDTAPGLRDVAMVFQNYALYPTMTVRGNIEFGLKNRGVSRGEREALINDISDIVGLKPYLDKKPQQLSGGQRQRVALARAMVKKPKVFILDEPLSNLDAKLRNQMRTELIQLHKRLGTTFVYVTHDQVEAMSMGDEIVVMNGGVIQQAESPMKLYHDPANLFTAQFIGTPAMNVMDIRDMQGLAMTAGDNVGHVGFRPEQAHFQAGKPQEGYKIDGEIITRESLGAENIYQIQSRTGVFFVKTFLEPMVEDAQVTVVISYDQLYYFGLNGERLRGVYAAAAGGV from the coding sequence GTGGCGAAGATCGAGCTCAAGCATATCAGCAAGAAGTTCAAGGATGAAACCGTCATTCAGGATTTGAACCTAACGATCAAAGACGGGTCGTTCACGGTGCTGGTCGGACCGTCCGGCTGCGGAAAATCGACGACGCTGCGGATGATCGCAGGTCTTGAGAAGGCTAGCGGCGGCGAGATCTGGATCGGCGGCAAATGCGTAAACGATACGGCGCCGGGACTGCGGGACGTTGCGATGGTGTTCCAGAACTACGCCCTGTATCCGACGATGACCGTGCGCGGCAATATCGAGTTCGGCTTGAAAAACAGAGGCGTGTCGCGCGGCGAGCGCGAAGCGCTGATCAACGATATTTCGGACATCGTAGGCTTGAAGCCGTATTTGGACAAAAAGCCGCAGCAGCTGTCGGGCGGCCAGCGCCAGCGCGTTGCTCTCGCCAGAGCGATGGTCAAGAAGCCAAAGGTGTTCATTCTCGACGAGCCGCTTTCGAATTTGGACGCCAAGCTGCGGAACCAGATGAGAACGGAATTGATCCAGCTGCATAAGCGTCTGGGCACGACCTTCGTCTATGTCACGCACGATCAGGTCGAAGCGATGTCGATGGGCGACGAAATCGTCGTGATGAACGGCGGCGTCATTCAGCAGGCCGAGTCGCCGATGAAGCTGTATCATGATCCCGCGAACTTGTTTACCGCGCAATTCATCGGAACGCCGGCCATGAACGTGATGGACATCCGAGACATGCAGGGGCTTGCGATGACGGCAGGCGACAACGTGGGGCATGTCGGATTCCGGCCCGAGCAGGCGCATTTTCAAGCGGGCAAACCGCAGGAAGGGTATAAGATCGATGGCGAGATCATTACGCGCGAGAGCTTGGGAGCGGAAAATATTTATCAAATCCAGTCCCGCACCGGCGTCTTCTTCGTCAAAACATTTCTCGAGCCGATGGTCGAGGATGCGCAGGTTACGGTCGTCATTTCCTATGACCAGCTCTATTATTTCGGCCTGAACGGCGAGCGGCTGCGCGGCGTTTACGCCGCCGCGGCAGGGGGCGTGTAA
- a CDS encoding response regulator transcription factor — protein MTYRVFIVDDEPFIIEGLYDIVDWAGYGLEIVGNAGNGRAALELLKHTPADLLITDISMPLMDGLELIRGARELKPELKVIVLSGYDEFAYLKEGMRLGIENYLLKPINLEELKSTLASTVNKLDAAAPEREPSPYDVRILTDNVLYRWLTGSIAAKEFDERTRLLQLKLDAPHVLIAAVRADEPILQNVDAVVATVNAGHGSDAPAVIPFRDIDGDRVLIFPLEDREAGKERAIEFLGRVKAQAPSALIAFGSVRRLADEAQLSYDEAKRAQQYFILYPSEKLVDYGKLPSVQGGAEGLFALDWSAYSKWIVAKDTAALSAQIDDDFKRMQQSGGMTPDDVRQTVLEMLIRFKLELQQMKGLEEPELFRDWFEQARGSERIHELADTVKKAAELVVESLVQDSKSPIVKIVLKHIQESYAKELTLKGLGSQYHVHPVYLGQLFQKEVKESFTEYINKYRIEQAKLLLRESQMKVQDIAKEVGYWEAGYFYKQFKKYVGISPMEYRELV, from the coding sequence ATGACGTATAGAGTATTTATCGTGGATGACGAACCGTTTATTATCGAAGGTCTATACGATATTGTGGATTGGGCCGGGTACGGGCTCGAGATCGTCGGCAATGCGGGCAACGGCAGAGCCGCGCTTGAATTGTTAAAGCATACGCCCGCGGATTTGCTCATTACCGATATTTCGATGCCGCTGATGGACGGGCTGGAGCTGATTCGCGGCGCGCGCGAACTGAAGCCGGAGCTCAAGGTCATTGTGTTGAGCGGCTACGACGAGTTCGCCTACTTGAAGGAAGGCATGCGCCTCGGCATTGAGAACTATTTGCTGAAGCCGATCAATCTGGAGGAGCTGAAGTCGACGCTCGCCAGCACGGTGAATAAGCTGGACGCGGCCGCGCCGGAGCGGGAGCCAAGTCCGTATGACGTTCGCATATTGACCGACAACGTGCTGTACCGATGGTTGACCGGATCGATCGCCGCGAAGGAGTTCGATGAACGTACGCGGCTGCTGCAGCTGAAGCTGGATGCTCCGCATGTGCTGATCGCGGCCGTTCGGGCGGATGAGCCGATTTTGCAGAACGTGGATGCTGTTGTCGCCACGGTCAATGCCGGTCATGGGAGCGATGCGCCAGCGGTAATTCCGTTTCGCGATATCGACGGCGACCGCGTGCTGATCTTTCCGTTGGAGGATCGCGAGGCGGGCAAGGAGCGGGCGATCGAATTTCTCGGCCGGGTGAAAGCGCAAGCGCCGTCCGCGCTGATTGCGTTCGGCAGTGTCCGCCGGTTGGCGGATGAAGCGCAGCTTAGCTACGATGAGGCGAAGCGGGCACAGCAATATTTTATATTGTACCCAAGTGAAAAATTGGTCGATTACGGGAAGCTGCCGTCCGTTCAAGGCGGAGCGGAGGGGCTGTTCGCGCTCGATTGGTCCGCGTATTCCAAGTGGATTGTCGCGAAGGATACGGCGGCTCTGTCGGCGCAGATCGACGACGATTTCAAGCGCATGCAGCAAAGCGGCGGCATGACGCCGGACGATGTCCGGCAGACCGTGCTCGAGATGCTGATCCGCTTCAAGCTGGAGCTTCAGCAAATGAAAGGGCTGGAGGAGCCGGAGCTGTTCCGCGACTGGTTCGAGCAGGCAAGGGGCTCGGAACGCATTCACGAATTGGCGGATACCGTCAAGAAGGCGGCCGAGCTTGTCGTCGAATCGCTCGTGCAGGACAGCAAAAGTCCGATCGTGAAGATCGTGCTGAAGCATATTCAGGAATCGTACGCCAAGGAGCTGACGCTGAAGGGGCTGGGCAGCCAGTACCACGTCCATCCGGTGTACTTGGGCCAGCTGTTCCAGAAGGAAGTCAAGGAATCGTTCACGGAGTATATCAACAAATACCGGATCGAGCAGGCGAAGCTGCTGCTCCGGGAGTCGCAAATGAAGGTGCAGGATATCGCCAAGGAAGTCGGGTACTGGGAAGCCGGTTATTTCTACAAGCAGTTCAAGAAATACGTCGGCATCTCGCCGATGGAGTATAGGGAATTGGTGTAA
- a CDS encoding ABC transporter substrate-binding protein, which yields MELVKKLTGLTLAVAMSTTLAACGATNETQNGEETTGAGNAVNANATANEAAATPEKKITIKYWYAFGDKIEEAKQHLVQEFNASQDKYEVVAEHQGNYDDLHAKVQAAFAAGDAPAVSDLEIASTGVFFRSGMIQELTEYAERDKEELQLDDFNKGLMGNAYVDGKLVGLPFMRSTPILYKNVTMLKDAGLDPAGPKSWDELEQYSRVLKEKGKLGMTVPADIWFYEGLVAQSGGQMLSEDGKTATFNSPEGVEPVTFWKKLAAEKLIKIPVGDEAGATADKDFANQLSAFKFASTAGVTGTLEIAKANGFELETSFMPANKSYGVPTGGCQLVMTSKSTDEEKEAAWAFIKFMTTKEATIYQHKHVGYLPTRMSAIDTDELKEHFQQFPQFKVAVDQLEYARPRPMETAYPEVAKLIREAIEKAILTPDVEPQDALNEAAEKANKLLSK from the coding sequence ATGGAATTGGTTAAGAAGCTTACTGGACTTACGCTTGCCGTTGCGATGAGCACGACTCTTGCGGCATGCGGAGCAACGAACGAAACGCAAAACGGGGAAGAGACAACAGGCGCAGGCAATGCAGTGAACGCCAACGCCACCGCCAACGAGGCAGCTGCAACGCCGGAGAAGAAGATCACGATTAAGTACTGGTACGCATTCGGCGACAAAATCGAAGAAGCCAAGCAGCACCTGGTACAAGAGTTTAACGCTTCGCAAGACAAGTACGAAGTCGTTGCCGAGCACCAAGGCAACTATGACGATCTTCACGCCAAAGTACAAGCGGCATTCGCGGCGGGCGACGCACCGGCCGTATCCGATCTCGAGATCGCCTCGACGGGCGTATTCTTCCGGTCCGGCATGATTCAAGAGCTGACGGAGTACGCCGAGCGCGATAAAGAAGAGCTGCAATTGGACGATTTCAACAAAGGCTTGATGGGCAACGCATACGTAGACGGCAAGCTGGTCGGCCTTCCATTCATGCGCAGCACCCCGATTCTCTATAAAAACGTCACGATGCTGAAAGACGCGGGTCTTGACCCGGCTGGTCCGAAATCATGGGATGAGCTGGAGCAGTATTCCCGCGTGTTGAAAGAAAAAGGCAAGCTCGGCATGACGGTGCCGGCCGACATCTGGTTCTACGAAGGGCTCGTAGCGCAAAGCGGAGGCCAAATGCTGTCCGAAGACGGCAAAACGGCGACGTTTAATTCGCCTGAAGGCGTGGAGCCGGTTACGTTCTGGAAGAAGCTCGCTGCCGAGAAGCTGATCAAAATTCCGGTAGGCGACGAAGCGGGCGCGACGGCGGATAAAGATTTTGCCAACCAACTGTCCGCGTTCAAATTCGCCTCGACGGCCGGCGTAACCGGTACGCTTGAAATCGCGAAAGCGAACGGCTTCGAGCTGGAAACGTCGTTCATGCCTGCGAACAAGAGCTATGGCGTTCCGACAGGCGGCTGCCAGCTGGTCATGACGTCCAAGAGCACGGATGAAGAGAAAGAAGCGGCATGGGCCTTCATTAAGTTCATGACGACGAAGGAAGCTACGATTTACCAGCATAAGCATGTCGGTTACTTGCCGACTCGTATGTCCGCCATTGATACGGATGAGCTGAAAGAGCACTTCCAGCAATTCCCGCAATTTAAAGTAGCCGTTGATCAACTGGAATACGCAAGACCGCGTCCGATGGAAACGGCCTATCCGGAAGTGGCTAAACTGATCCGCGAAGCGATCGAGAAAGCGATTCTGACTCCGGATGTGGAGCCGCAGGATGCTTTGAACGAAGCTGCCGAAAAAGCGAACAAGCTGCTAAGCAAATAA
- a CDS encoding glycerol-3-phosphate responsive antiterminator has product MKQASHLEAFFSGLADHRTIASIKEPKHIEIALANRHRLSGVFLLTGHIGVLKGYVDVFMNHGLPVFLHLEKIGGLSTDLHGIDYLAKVIKPTGIITTKTSVVKTAKKLGLLTIQRFFLIDTEGLDNIAKSLCQVEPDIIELMPARIPEMIGKVKAFTHLPIITGGLLFECAHAKACLKHGATAISSSKPELWSCAAAFRETDKASSFMIS; this is encoded by the coding sequence GTGAAGCAGGCCAGCCACCTTGAAGCGTTCTTCAGCGGACTCGCCGACCATCGGACGATCGCTTCCATTAAAGAGCCGAAGCATATCGAAATCGCTTTGGCGAACCGGCACCGGCTGAGCGGGGTTTTTCTGCTGACCGGCCACATCGGCGTACTGAAAGGGTACGTCGATGTGTTCATGAATCATGGGCTGCCCGTTTTTCTTCATCTGGAGAAAATCGGCGGCTTGAGCACCGATCTGCACGGCATCGATTATTTGGCGAAGGTCATTAAGCCGACGGGCATCATTACCACAAAGACGAGCGTCGTGAAAACCGCGAAGAAATTGGGGCTGCTCACGATCCAACGTTTTTTTCTGATCGATACCGAGGGGCTGGACAACATCGCCAAGAGCTTATGCCAGGTCGAGCCCGATATCATTGAGCTGATGCCCGCGCGGATTCCGGAAATGATCGGCAAGGTCAAAGCGTTTACCCATCTTCCGATTATTACCGGCGGCTTGCTGTTCGAGTGCGCCCATGCGAAGGCCTGCTTGAAGCACGGGGCGACGGCGATCAGCTCGTCCAAGCCGGAATTGTGGTCGTGCGCGGCTGCATTTCGGGAAACGGACAAGGCAAGCTCGTTTATGATTTCTTAG
- a CDS encoding HAD family hydrolase, translating into MQSENWLSALKVIIFDMDGTLYQEDSFMDRYIRYMLEATDREHETEAAVALGRAILTGEHPVQFGHFYSMQDDALLVRKGDGFAQGLSWDGGILAGPDAGEPVPDLIHIGDPWCIAAVIGHKYKLSGQKIRQAFERVREEMVQEPYRFEFRSELVEAIAELDAVEKKIVMTNTYLASGMEFLHYMQIHDSFDAIYCDAEKPRGIQRLVTELLQEGYQPHEILSIGDNPWNDLHPVKQLGGRTCFISPYGSADPENWDLRLTTLDELQKLMQDIQAANTRREFTSGEDRAQAYQQEVQG; encoded by the coding sequence ATGCAAAGCGAGAACTGGTTGTCGGCTTTAAAGGTCATTATTTTCGATATGGACGGCACGCTTTATCAGGAAGACTCTTTCATGGACCGTTACATCCGCTATATGTTGGAGGCTACGGACCGGGAGCATGAGACGGAAGCTGCGGTCGCCCTCGGCAGAGCGATTCTGACCGGCGAGCATCCCGTACAATTCGGCCATTTCTACAGCATGCAGGACGATGCCTTGCTGGTAAGAAAGGGTGACGGATTTGCGCAAGGCTTGTCATGGGACGGGGGAATTTTGGCTGGACCGGATGCCGGCGAGCCGGTTCCCGACCTGATCCATATTGGCGATCCGTGGTGCATTGCGGCGGTTATCGGCCATAAATACAAGCTTTCCGGGCAGAAGATTAGACAGGCGTTTGAACGCGTCCGCGAGGAGATGGTTCAAGAGCCGTACCGTTTCGAATTCCGCAGCGAACTGGTCGAGGCGATCGCGGAGCTGGATGCGGTGGAGAAAAAAATCGTCATGACGAATACGTATCTCGCATCCGGAATGGAATTTCTTCACTACATGCAGATTCACGATAGCTTCGATGCGATCTATTGCGACGCGGAGAAGCCGCGGGGCATTCAGCGTCTCGTTACGGAATTGCTGCAAGAAGGCTATCAGCCCCATGAAATATTGTCGATCGGAGATAATCCGTGGAACGATCTGCATCCCGTCAAGCAATTGGGCGGCCGCACCTGTTTTATTTCGCCATACGGAAGCGCGGATCCGGAGAATTGGGACCTGCGGTTAACGACGCTTGACGAGCTTCAGAAGCTGATGCAGGACATTCAGGCAGCTAATACAAGGAGGGAATTCACGAGTGGCGAAGATCGAGCTCAAGCATATCAGCAAGAAGTTCAAGGATGA
- a CDS encoding carbohydrate ABC transporter permease: MTAWEKLRPYGMVAPAIIIFSLFFIYPIFYMIYLSMFDWNFVSPTKSFVGLQNFRDLLTDADFRKVLSNTTVYTVLTVTLTTVISLVLALWLNRKGLFYGFVQGAIFSPHIISLVSISLLWSWLMDPEYGLMNGVIGLFGFGKLAWLSHPSTSLISLVIVAVWKGVGYNTLVFIAGLQSIPADIYEAAALDRSKPWTTFSKLILPMLSPTIFFLVIINMLGSFQVFETIAIMTQGGPINSTNTLVYYIYENGFRFFKIGYASAAGVILLVIVGLLTLIYFRLLSKRVHYR; this comes from the coding sequence ATGACGGCATGGGAAAAGCTGCGTCCGTACGGGATGGTCGCTCCGGCAATTATCATCTTCTCCCTGTTTTTTATTTATCCGATCTTCTACATGATCTATTTGAGCATGTTCGATTGGAACTTCGTCAGTCCGACGAAATCGTTCGTCGGCCTGCAAAATTTCCGGGATTTGCTGACAGACGCCGATTTCCGGAAGGTGCTCTCGAACACGACGGTCTATACGGTGCTGACGGTGACGCTCACGACCGTGATTTCGCTCGTGCTTGCGCTGTGGCTGAACCGAAAAGGCCTATTCTATGGCTTCGTGCAAGGCGCGATCTTCAGTCCGCACATTATTTCGCTCGTGTCCATTTCGCTCTTGTGGAGCTGGCTGATGGATCCCGAATACGGCTTGATGAACGGGGTGATCGGCTTGTTCGGCTTCGGCAAGCTGGCTTGGCTGTCGCATCCGAGCACGTCGCTGATCTCGCTCGTCATCGTCGCGGTATGGAAGGGCGTCGGCTACAATACGCTCGTCTTTATCGCCGGCTTGCAGAGCATTCCCGCGGATATTTACGAAGCGGCGGCGCTTGACCGCTCCAAGCCTTGGACGACGTTCTCGAAGCTGATTTTGCCGATGCTGTCGCCGACGATCTTCTTCCTCGTCATCATCAACATGCTCGGTTCGTTCCAGGTGTTCGAAACGATCGCGATCATGACGCAGGGCGGGCCGATCAACTCGACGAACACGCTTGTGTATTACATTTACGAGAACGGCTTCCGTTTCTTCAAGATCGGCTACGCATCGGCTGCCGGAGTCATTCTGCTTGTCATCGTCGGCTTGCTGACGCTGATCTATTTCCGACTTCTCTCTAAGCGCGTTCATTATCGATAA